Proteins from a single region of Streptomyces spectabilis:
- a CDS encoding type I polyketide synthase yields the protein MADQTAARTYDRHEPVAIVGIGCRLPAQIEDPTALWQALLQGVDAVRQVPADRWNATAWADAEASGQAANRRGGFLDDVTGFDAEHFGIPPAEARQMDPQQRIALEVACAAVEDARRSAASLAGTRTGVFMGAMWQEYPLFTQGVAEAIHAHSAIGWDNSVIPSRIAYALGLHGPAMGVATASSSSLVAVHLAVQSLRSGESDFALAGGVNLMLHPHTSVALTKLGTQSPAGLSRAFDGDGDGYARGEGCAVVVLRRLSDALADGDRVYALVHGSAVNNDGATDGLTAPGHEAQTEVLRSAWEDAGVAPSAVSYVEAHGTGTPLGDVTEAGALGTVFGPGRTAPLRIGSAKTNFGHLEPAAGVLGLVKVALAVHHGVIPPSLHFRTPNPRIDFSAARLDVVTEAAAWPAGPRFGGVSSFGYGGTNAHVALGEAPEGAPAQATADAGGPVCLAVSGTNPHALARNAARLASHLRQSPGTRLCDVAYSLATTRTHHPTRGVVIAATTDGAVAGLRALAADESHDAVVTGEAEGRGRVAFVFPGQGAQWWGMGRSLWEQNDAFREAVTACDEALAPHTGFSVAAVVRGQDGLAPPFTRTDVVQPALFATYVGLAAMWRAWGIEPSAVVGHSQGEVAAAVVSGALSLADGARIVALRARAVHDHAPDGAMGLVERPVGDVTEELRAYGEELSVAVVNTARSTVVAGDTEAVDRFLVRMEATGAYCQRVDVDYASHSPHMDVLLPALREQLTGLAPAEAGIGFYSSVTGERAAGPDLDADYWCRNLREPVRFDRALERLRADGFGVFVEVSPHPVLQIALAQGTEADGAAVVVGSLRRDHGGIEQALRALAELHTQGVPVPWKRVYATSDARRADLPTYAFAHRSYWLDEHDDAIPVVDSASWREDVMALPAPERLGSMVALVTEEAAALLGRPAEGVRPDMTLREQGFDSLMVVELRNRLSARTRVALPTVLAFDYPTPQAIATLLLTHAGARHEAPEASKAPEASPAVAAAPLRPDDDDPVVIVSMACRLPDGIDTPEAFWELLVDGREASSPFPRRWDGWDLSTLEEAERAATGRRFERKGGFVRDVEDFDAAFFGLSPREALSLEPQQRLVLEVVWEALERAHLRPATLEGSNTGVYLGAMSSDYDIARRWDIGSSDGYKITGNGSSLISGRVAYTLGLSGPALTIDTACSSSLVALRLACEALRGGECDLALAGGVTVMSTPQIFVEFSRLNGLAADGRCKSFADDADGTSWAEGCGVLVLKRLSDARRDGDRVLAVVRGTAMNQDGRSQGLTAPNGLAQQRVLRGALADGGLAPADIDAVEAHATGTVLGDPIEAGALASVFSGRVRPLHLGSAKSNIGHAQAASGVIGVIKMVLALQHEWLPRTLHVERPNTRIDWSGGELELLRQPRRWPRTRRVRRAGISSFGISGTNTHVIIEEAPQTVVADQPGDDLVHPLVISGTDAAALRAQAQHWAEWLDARPAASMRDIAYTAAVGRTHFEARAVVFAGNAMDAAEALRAVEPGSGTALGKIAFVFGGQDTQPQGTSRQLLEQSAVFRDTVAECDAVLTPLTGWSVLKVLRGEEDVNSPDVLPCTLFATCLGRAALWRSWGVEPAAVVGAAHGEVAAAVVSGALSLEDGARVIALRARARSGDEAGGVMSGIVPARTSIPFYSRLTGEVVPGPQLGGDYWVRDLPGAEPEPEPEPMRLDRALERLRGDGFGVFVEVGPPAEGASGGVDQLWRTAATLFERGLSVDWERALGSRGAGKVDVPTYAFQRQRFWLGELPAGPAAVTPGQSADGHPWFDAITTLAGSGGYLFTGRLTLDDCPWLADHVVSGQVYVPGAGLIDATLFAARTAGADAVADVTLLEPVVLLPGRALRIQATVGGPDAHGRRPFAFYSQPQDTDEPLIWQQHVSGECVSGAGAGAGTGATMPPDIDNWPVSDAQVLDIEAFYGRALANGLDYGPAFRGVRELACRDGVYYARVSLPGELDRAGHGLHPSLFDAALQVVVAALMEAGAPPGPLVPFIWSDVELFRAAGSELTVRVSFETGGDEDLAPATVWLADPAGHLVARIGRLQFQRGRRRGHPFAEHLYRVGFALLHPVAETTDPARTLVVGDAELGAGLGADVVPDLDALVKRLDAQEDTPRRLLFALPDRAAAQGHGAQRSAAEALRTLQMCFSDARLQGTELVWITRDAVSSSPDDQVGNWAHAAVWGMVRTARTEHPERVLRLIDLDPGTPDFPLLTRVIETGDEPECVLRGETARVPRARPTVEEADALVLPDEAGWHLRQREDDQLDVIAAPHDQGAPEPVAPWEVRVEVRAAGMSPQRTQVLEFAGIVMEVGSGVTSVHAGDRVMGSAAAALGNQIRVDGATLRPVPANLTFAQAAADPSAPDPRQDDPGQDNPTQDDPGQDKGSFTAYDVRDAPYALRHAQQNTAHKIVLTLPRALDPHGTVLITGGLGELGSALAAHLVRAHGARRLVLLSRRGGNAPEAGSFVRELEAAGAERVDLVAGDAADRAALAAVLEGIHPSHPLTAVFHLAGVLDDGLVEGFTAERLHRVMAPKVQGARWLDELTERLDLAAFVLFSSAAGSLGTAGQSGYAAANATLDALAANRRKRGLAGLSLAFGLWEQAGVGMTAHLGKADLGRLRRQGIGALTLTEGLKALDVALARPETQLMPVHLELASLRHALGDAQAPPLLRDMLHRTTEGRQAEGAETAQSLDTRMAAASEAERPALLLDLVRSEVADVLGLPGPDSVPADRALRSLGIDSLTMVQLRKRLAKRLDTTLPATLVFDYPTAEAITGLLLHDVTTLRGNEK from the coding sequence GTGGCTGACCAGACCGCCGCCCGGACGTACGACCGCCACGAGCCGGTGGCGATCGTCGGCATCGGTTGCCGACTGCCGGCACAGATCGAGGATCCGACCGCACTCTGGCAGGCCCTGCTCCAGGGTGTCGACGCCGTGCGTCAGGTGCCGGCCGACCGGTGGAACGCCACCGCATGGGCCGACGCGGAGGCGTCCGGCCAGGCGGCGAACCGCCGAGGGGGATTCCTCGACGACGTCACGGGATTCGACGCGGAGCACTTCGGCATCCCACCGGCCGAGGCACGGCAGATGGACCCCCAGCAGCGGATCGCCCTGGAGGTGGCGTGCGCCGCGGTCGAGGACGCGCGGCGTTCCGCGGCGAGCCTCGCGGGCACGCGCACCGGCGTTTTCATGGGCGCGATGTGGCAGGAGTACCCGCTGTTCACGCAGGGCGTCGCCGAGGCGATCCACGCCCACTCGGCCATCGGCTGGGACAACTCGGTGATCCCCTCCCGCATCGCCTACGCGCTGGGGCTGCACGGCCCCGCGATGGGCGTGGCGACCGCGTCCAGCTCCTCCCTGGTCGCGGTGCACCTGGCCGTGCAGAGCCTGCGCTCCGGCGAGTCGGACTTCGCACTCGCCGGCGGCGTCAACCTGATGCTGCATCCGCACACCTCGGTGGCCCTGACGAAACTCGGCACGCAGAGCCCCGCCGGACTGAGCCGGGCCTTCGACGGCGACGGCGACGGCTACGCCCGGGGCGAGGGCTGCGCGGTGGTCGTGCTGCGCCGGCTGTCCGACGCCCTCGCCGACGGCGACCGCGTCTACGCGCTGGTGCACGGCAGTGCCGTCAACAATGACGGCGCGACGGACGGACTGACCGCCCCCGGCCACGAGGCGCAGACAGAGGTGCTGCGATCGGCGTGGGAGGACGCCGGCGTCGCGCCGAGTGCCGTGTCGTACGTCGAGGCGCACGGCACCGGCACGCCCCTGGGCGACGTGACGGAGGCGGGCGCGCTCGGCACCGTGTTCGGGCCCGGCAGGACCGCGCCGTTGCGCATCGGCTCGGCGAAGACGAACTTCGGCCATCTGGAGCCGGCGGCCGGCGTGCTCGGGCTCGTCAAGGTCGCCCTGGCGGTGCACCACGGCGTCATTCCGCCGAGCCTGCACTTCCGCACACCGAACCCGCGCATCGACTTTTCCGCCGCACGTCTGGACGTGGTCACCGAGGCCGCAGCGTGGCCGGCCGGGCCGCGGTTCGGGGGGGTCAGCAGCTTCGGATACGGCGGCACCAACGCGCATGTCGCCCTCGGCGAGGCGCCCGAGGGCGCCCCGGCACAGGCCACAGCGGATGCGGGCGGCCCGGTCTGCCTGGCGGTGTCCGGCACGAACCCGCACGCGCTCGCGCGTAACGCCGCACGGCTGGCGAGCCACCTCAGGCAGTCACCCGGGACGAGGCTGTGCGACGTCGCCTACTCGCTGGCGACGACCCGCACGCACCACCCCACGCGCGGCGTGGTGATCGCCGCGACGACGGACGGGGCGGTGGCCGGTCTGCGGGCGCTCGCCGCGGACGAGAGCCACGACGCGGTGGTGACGGGCGAGGCTGAAGGCCGCGGCCGCGTCGCGTTCGTCTTCCCCGGCCAGGGCGCCCAGTGGTGGGGGATGGGCCGGTCGCTGTGGGAGCAGAACGACGCGTTCCGCGAGGCCGTGACGGCCTGCGACGAGGCCCTCGCCCCGCACACCGGGTTCTCGGTCGCCGCAGTCGTGCGGGGGCAGGACGGTCTCGCGCCGCCCTTCACGCGGACGGACGTGGTGCAGCCGGCGTTGTTCGCGACGTATGTCGGTCTCGCCGCGATGTGGCGCGCCTGGGGCATCGAGCCCTCGGCGGTCGTCGGCCACAGCCAGGGTGAGGTGGCCGCGGCGGTCGTCAGCGGGGCCTTGAGCCTGGCGGACGGCGCGCGCATCGTGGCGTTGCGCGCTCGGGCCGTGCACGACCATGCGCCGGACGGGGCGATGGGACTCGTGGAGCGCCCGGTGGGCGACGTCACCGAGGAGCTGAGGGCCTACGGCGAGGAGCTGTCCGTCGCGGTGGTGAACACCGCGCGATCGACCGTCGTGGCCGGAGACACCGAGGCGGTGGACCGCTTCCTCGTGCGGATGGAGGCCACCGGCGCGTACTGCCAGCGCGTGGACGTGGACTACGCGTCGCACAGCCCGCACATGGATGTGCTGCTGCCCGCGCTGCGCGAGCAGCTCACGGGCCTTGCCCCCGCGGAGGCGGGGATCGGCTTCTATTCGAGCGTGACGGGGGAGCGGGCGGCTGGGCCGGACCTCGACGCGGACTACTGGTGCCGCAACCTGCGCGAGCCGGTGCGCTTCGATCGCGCGCTGGAACGCCTGCGAGCGGACGGCTTCGGGGTCTTCGTCGAGGTGAGTCCGCATCCGGTGCTCCAGATAGCCCTGGCACAGGGAACCGAGGCCGACGGGGCTGCCGTCGTGGTGGGCAGCTTGCGCCGCGATCACGGCGGGATCGAACAGGCGCTGCGGGCGCTGGCAGAGCTGCACACCCAAGGGGTCCCGGTCCCATGGAAGCGCGTGTACGCGACCTCGGATGCGCGCAGGGCGGACCTTCCGACGTACGCGTTCGCCCACCGCAGCTACTGGCTGGACGAACACGACGACGCGATCCCGGTCGTCGACAGTGCTTCGTGGCGCGAGGACGTGATGGCCCTGCCAGCACCCGAGCGTCTGGGCTCCATGGTCGCACTCGTCACGGAGGAGGCCGCGGCTTTGCTCGGTCGGCCCGCGGAAGGCGTGCGCCCCGACATGACGCTGCGCGAACAGGGTTTCGACTCCCTCATGGTGGTCGAGCTGCGCAACCGGCTCAGCGCACGGACACGGGTCGCGCTGCCCACCGTGCTCGCCTTCGATTACCCCACACCGCAAGCGATCGCGACCCTGCTGCTGACGCACGCCGGTGCGCGGCACGAGGCTCCGGAAGCCTCAAAGGCCCCGGAAGCGTCGCCCGCCGTCGCCGCGGCGCCCCTGCGGCCCGACGATGACGACCCCGTCGTGATCGTGTCCATGGCCTGCCGGCTTCCGGACGGAATCGACACGCCCGAAGCGTTCTGGGAACTGCTCGTCGACGGCCGCGAAGCCTCCTCTCCCTTCCCGCGGCGCTGGGACGGGTGGGATCTCAGCACGCTCGAGGAGGCGGAGCGCGCCGCCACCGGCCGGCGCTTCGAGCGCAAGGGCGGCTTCGTACGCGACGTCGAGGACTTCGACGCGGCGTTCTTCGGGCTCAGCCCCCGTGAGGCGCTGTCCCTGGAGCCGCAGCAGCGGCTCGTTCTGGAAGTCGTATGGGAGGCACTCGAGCGGGCCCATCTGCGCCCCGCGACCCTCGAAGGCAGCAACACGGGCGTCTACCTCGGCGCGATGAGTTCGGACTACGACATCGCCCGGCGCTGGGACATCGGGAGCAGCGACGGCTACAAGATCACCGGCAACGGGTCGAGCCTGATCTCCGGGCGTGTGGCCTACACCCTGGGCCTGTCCGGTCCTGCGCTCACCATCGACACCGCGTGCAGCTCTTCGCTCGTGGCCCTGCGCCTGGCGTGCGAGGCGCTGCGCGGCGGCGAATGCGACCTGGCGCTCGCCGGCGGAGTGACCGTGATGAGCACCCCGCAGATCTTCGTCGAGTTCAGCCGTCTCAACGGGCTCGCGGCCGACGGCCGCTGCAAGAGCTTCGCCGACGACGCCGACGGTACGAGCTGGGCGGAGGGCTGCGGCGTCCTGGTGCTCAAGCGGCTCTCGGACGCGCGGCGTGACGGTGACCGGGTGCTGGCCGTCGTGCGGGGCACCGCCATGAACCAGGACGGCCGCAGCCAGGGGCTCACCGCGCCGAACGGCCTCGCGCAGCAGCGCGTGCTGCGCGGTGCCCTGGCCGACGGGGGACTGGCCCCGGCCGACATCGACGCCGTCGAAGCGCACGCCACGGGCACCGTGCTCGGCGATCCCATCGAGGCCGGCGCCCTCGCCTCAGTGTTCTCGGGCCGCGTGCGACCTTTGCACCTGGGATCGGCCAAGTCCAACATCGGCCACGCGCAGGCGGCCTCCGGCGTCATCGGCGTCATCAAGATGGTGCTGGCCCTTCAGCACGAGTGGCTGCCCCGCACCCTCCACGTGGAAAGGCCGAACACCCGGATCGACTGGAGCGGCGGCGAACTGGAGCTCCTGCGACAGCCGAGGCGGTGGCCGCGGACACGGCGGGTGCGGCGCGCGGGCATCAGCTCCTTCGGCATCAGTGGCACGAACACGCACGTCATCATCGAAGAAGCACCGCAGACCGTCGTCGCGGACCAGCCCGGCGACGATCTCGTCCACCCGTTGGTGATCTCAGGCACCGACGCGGCCGCCCTGCGTGCGCAGGCCCAGCACTGGGCCGAGTGGCTCGACGCGCGGCCCGCCGCGTCGATGCGGGACATCGCCTACACCGCCGCCGTCGGCCGTACGCACTTCGAGGCGCGCGCCGTGGTCTTCGCGGGCAACGCCATGGACGCTGCCGAAGCCCTGCGGGCGGTCGAGCCCGGCTCCGGCACGGCGCTGGGCAAGATCGCCTTCGTATTCGGCGGTCAGGACACGCAGCCGCAAGGGACGAGCAGGCAACTGCTGGAGCAGAGCGCGGTGTTCCGCGACACCGTGGCGGAGTGCGACGCGGTCCTTACGCCGTTGACCGGCTGGTCCGTGCTGAAGGTGCTGCGCGGCGAGGAGGACGTGAACAGCCCGGATGTGCTGCCGTGCACGCTGTTCGCGACCTGCCTCGGGCGTGCGGCGCTGTGGCGCAGTTGGGGTGTGGAGCCGGCGGCGGTGGTGGGCGCCGCGCACGGCGAGGTCGCCGCCGCCGTGGTGAGCGGGGCGTTGAGCTTGGAGGACGGCGCCCGCGTCATCGCCCTTCGGGCTCGCGCGCGCTCGGGGGACGAGGCCGGCGGTGTGATGTCAGGGATTGTCCCTGCCCGGACTTCCATCCCCTTCTATTCGCGCCTGACGGGCGAGGTCGTGCCGGGCCCGCAGCTCGGCGGCGACTACTGGGTCCGCGACCTGCCAGGAGCAGAGCCAGAGCCGGAGCCGGAGCCCATGAGGCTCGACCGCGCGTTGGAGCGGCTGCGCGGTGACGGCTTCGGGGTGTTCGTCGAGGTCGGCCCACCCGCTGAAGGTGCCTCGGGCGGCGTGGACCAGCTCTGGCGGACGGCCGCCACGTTGTTCGAGCGGGGCTTGTCCGTGGACTGGGAGCGAGCCCTCGGCTCCCGTGGCGCGGGCAAGGTCGACGTCCCGACGTACGCCTTCCAACGCCAACGCTTCTGGCTCGGCGAGCTTCCGGCCGGGCCCGCCGCGGTGACGCCCGGTCAGTCCGCGGACGGCCACCCGTGGTTCGACGCGATCACGACTCTCGCTGGCAGCGGCGGTTACCTGTTCACGGGCCGACTGACGCTCGACGACTGCCCGTGGCTGGCCGATCACGTCGTCAGCGGGCAGGTCTACGTGCCGGGCGCGGGTCTGATCGACGCTACGCTGTTCGCCGCCCGGACCGCAGGTGCCGACGCCGTGGCAGACGTGACCCTGCTGGAGCCGGTCGTCCTGCTTCCGGGCCGCGCGCTGCGGATCCAGGCCACCGTCGGCGGTCCGGACGCACACGGACGACGCCCCTTCGCGTTCTACAGCCAACCTCAGGACACGGATGAGCCGCTGATCTGGCAGCAGCACGTGAGTGGGGAGTGCGTGTCCGGCGCGGGCGCTGGCGCTGGCACTGGCGCCACCATGCCGCCGGACATCGACAACTGGCCGGTGTCCGATGCCCAGGTCCTCGACATCGAAGCCTTCTACGGACGCGCCCTCGCGAACGGCCTCGACTACGGCCCGGCCTTCCGAGGAGTGCGCGAACTGGCCTGCCGCGACGGCGTCTACTACGCGCGGGTCTCCCTTCCAGGAGAGCTGGATCGGGCCGGTCACGGCCTGCATCCGTCGCTGTTCGACGCGGCACTGCAGGTCGTCGTCGCCGCTCTGATGGAGGCGGGTGCGCCTCCCGGGCCGCTCGTCCCGTTCATCTGGTCCGACGTCGAGCTGTTTCGTGCCGCAGGCAGCGAACTGACGGTGCGCGTGTCGTTCGAAACCGGCGGGGACGAGGACCTCGCGCCGGCCACCGTATGGCTGGCCGACCCGGCAGGCCACCTGGTGGCCCGGATCGGCAGGCTGCAGTTCCAGCGCGGCAGGCGTCGCGGACACCCGTTCGCCGAGCACCTCTACCGCGTCGGCTTCGCACTCCTCCACCCCGTGGCCGAAACCACCGACCCCGCGCGCACCCTCGTGGTCGGCGACGCGGAGTTGGGCGCGGGGCTCGGCGCCGACGTCGTACCCGACCTGGACGCCCTCGTGAAGCGGCTCGATGCCCAGGAGGACACGCCTCGGCGACTGCTGTTCGCGCTGCCTGACCGCGCGGCCGCTCAGGGGCACGGCGCGCAGCGGAGCGCCGCCGAAGCGCTGCGGACGCTTCAGATGTGCTTCAGCGATGCCCGGCTCCAGGGCACGGAACTCGTCTGGATCACCCGCGACGCAGTGTCATCGAGCCCGGACGATCAGGTAGGGAACTGGGCCCATGCCGCCGTGTGGGGCATGGTGCGCACGGCCCGCACGGAACACCCCGAGCGGGTCCTGCGTCTGATCGACCTCGATCCCGGCACCCCGGACTTCCCGCTCCTGACGCGCGTGATCGAGACCGGGGACGAGCCGGAGTGCGTGCTGCGCGGTGAGACCGCCCGCGTGCCACGGGCAAGGCCGACCGTCGAGGAGGCCGACGCGCTCGTCCTGCCGGACGAAGCCGGCTGGCACCTGCGTCAGCGGGAAGACGATCAACTGGACGTCATCGCCGCCCCGCACGACCAGGGCGCGCCGGAGCCCGTCGCGCCGTGGGAAGTCCGCGTCGAGGTGCGCGCCGCCGGGATGAGCCCGCAGCGCACCCAGGTCCTGGAGTTCGCAGGGATCGTCATGGAGGTTGGCAGCGGCGTCACCTCCGTACACGCGGGTGACCGGGTCATGGGCAGTGCGGCAGCCGCGCTCGGCAATCAGATCCGGGTGGACGGTGCCACCCTCAGGCCGGTGCCCGCGAACCTCACCTTCGCACAGGCGGCCGCTGATCCGTCCGCCCCCGATCCGAGGCAGGACGATCCGGGGCAGGACAATCCGACGCAGGACGATCCGGGGCAGGACAAGGGGTCCTTCACCGCCTACGACGTACGCGACGCGCCGTACGCCCTGCGCCACGCGCAGCAGAACACCGCACACAAGATTGTGCTGACCTTGCCGCGCGCCCTCGACCCGCACGGCACGGTGCTGATCACCGGCGGTCTCGGTGAGCTCGGCAGCGCGCTCGCCGCACACCTGGTCCGCGCGCACGGAGCGCGGCGGCTCGTGCTGCTGTCGCGGCGCGGTGGCAACGCCCCCGAAGCCGGCTCGTTCGTACGGGAACTCGAAGCGGCGGGCGCCGAGCGAGTGGACCTGGTCGCGGGCGACGCCGCGGACCGGGCCGCATTGGCCGCGGTACTGGAAGGCATCCACCCGAGCCATCCCCTCACGGCCGTGTTCCACCTCGCCGGCGTGCTCGACGACGGCCTGGTGGAGGGCTTCACCGCGGAGCGGCTGCACCGGGTGATGGCACCCAAGGTCCAGGGCGCGCGCTGGTTGGACGAGTTGACCGAGCGGCTTGACCTGGCCGCGTTCGTCCTCTTCTCCTCGGCGGCCGGAAGCCTTGGCACCGCGGGACAGAGCGGGTACGCCGCGGCGAACGCGACGCTGGACGCCCTGGCGGCGAACCGGCGCAAGCGGGGTCTGGCAGGACTCAGCCTCGCTTTCGGCCTCTGGGAACAGGCCGGAGTGGGCATGACCGCGCACCTCGGCAAGGCCGACCTTGGACGCCTGCGGCGCCAGGGGATCGGTGCCCTGACCCTGACCGAGGGCCTCAAAGCCCTGGACGTCGCACTCGCACGGCCCGAGACCCAGCTGATGCCCGTGCACCTGGAACTGGCATCGTTGCGACACGCGCTCGGCGATGCGCAAGCGCCTCCCTTGCTGCGCGACATGCTGCACCGCACAACTGAAGGGCGCCAAGCCGAAGGTGCGGAGACCGCACAGTCACTCGATACGCGGATGGCGGCCGCATCCGAAGCCGAACGACCGGCTCTGCTCCTTGACCTCGTCCGCAGCGAAGTCGCCGACGTGCTCGGCCTGCCCGGACCCGACAGCGTGCCGGCCGACAGAGCACTGCGTTCCCTCGGGATCGACTCGCTCACCATGGTCCAGTTGCGCAAGCGCCTCGCCAAGCGGCTGGACACCACGCTGCCCGCCACCCTGGTCTTCGACTACCCGACCGCCGAGGCCATCACCGGGCTCCTGCTCCACGACGTCACCACCCTGAGAGGGAACGAGAAGTGA